The Cloacibacterium sp. TD35 region AGCTAATAAAATCCAAATCAAACAAGCTGTAGAAGCTGCTTATAGTGTAAAGGTAGAAGACGTAAGAACAATGATTTATGCTCCTAAAGTTTCTGCGAAATACACTAAAAAAGGACTTCAAGTTGGTAAAACCAATAAATTGAAGAAAGCTTTGGTTCAACTTGTAGAAGGTGAAACCATTGATATTTTTGCAACAAATTAATAATTTTTATATAATTAATAGTAATGTCTGTTAGAAAATTAAAACCTATCACCCCAGGACAGAGATTCAGAATTGTAAACAATTTTGAAGAAATTACTACCAACAAACCTGAGAAGTCTCTAACTGTAGGACTTTCTAAAAAAGGAGGTAGAAATAACACTGGTAAAATGACCATGCGTTATACCGGAGGTGGACACAAGAAAAAGTACAGAATCATCGATTTCAAAAGAAATAAGTTTGATGTAGCTGCTACTGTTTTATCTGTGGAGTATGATCCAAACAGAACTGCATTTATCGCTTTAGTAGAATACACTGATGGAGAAAAGAGATACATCGTTGCTCCAAACGGTATTAAAGTAGGTCAAACTGTAGTTTCTGGAGATAATGTAGAACCTGAAGTAGGAAATGCAATGAAATTGAAAAACATACCATTAGGTACTGTTATCTCTTGCATCGAACTAAGACCAGGACAAGGTGCAATCCTTGCTAGAAGTGCAGGTTCTTCTGCGCAATTAACTTCTAGAGATGGTAAATATGCAATCATTAAATTGCCTTCAGGAGAATCTAGAATGATTTTAGTAGAATGTATGGCTATGATTGGCTCAGTATCTAACTCAGATCACCAACTTACCGTTTCTGGTAAAGCAGGTAGAAGCAGATGGTTAGGTAAGAGACCAAGAACAAGAGCTGTAGCTATGAACCCTGTAGATCACCCAATGGGAGGTGGTGAAGGTAGATCTTCTGGTGGTCACCCAAGATCTAGAAACGGTAAACCAGCTAAAGGTTACAAGACTAGAAAGAAAAACAAAGTGTCTAACCGTTACATCGTATCTAAAAGAAAATAATTATGGCAAGATCACTTAAGAAAGGACCTTTCATCGCACATCATTTAGAAAAGAAGGTTCAGGCAAACATAGAACAAAATAAGAAGACAGTTATCAAAACATGGTCTAGAGCATCAATGATTTCTCCAGACATGGTAGGTCAAACTATCGCAGTACACAACGGGAAATCTTTTATCCCAGTTTATGTAACTGAAAACATGGTAGGACATAAGTTAGGCGAATTTTCTCCAACGAGATCTTTCAGAGGACACTCTGGTAACAAAAATAAAGGTAGCAGATAATCATGGGATCAAGAAAACAAGATAGCGCAATCGCAAGAAAAGAAGCTAACAAAGATGTTGTAAAAGCTTCATTAAACAATTGTCCGTCTTCTCCAAGAAAAATGAGACTCGTTGCTGATATCATCCGTGGAGAAAACGTAGATAAAGCCCTATATATCCTTAAATATTCTAAAAAAGATGCTTCTAACAAGTTAGAAAAACTTTTACTTTCAGCTATTGCTAACTGGCAATCTAAAAACGAAGGTGCTGACATAGAAGCTGCTAATCTTTTTGTAAAAGAAATTTATGTGGATAGTGCAAGACAACTTAAGAGATTAAGACCTGCACCACAAGGTAGAGGTTACAGAATTAGAAAAAGATCTAATCACGTAACATTAGTATTAGGTAACAAACAAGATAATCAATAATCAAAGGTATGGGACAGAAGACAAATCCAATTGGTAATAGATTAGGAATCATCAGAGGATGGGATTCTAACTGGTTTGGTGGAAACGATTATGGAGACAGAATCGCAGAAGACTACAAAATCAGAAGATACCTTGAAGCTAGATTATCTAAAGGTGGTATCTCTAGAATCTATATCGAGAGAACCCTAAAATTAGTAACAGTAACAATCACTACTGCAAGACCAGGTCTTATCATCGGTAAAGGTGGTCAAGAAGTTGATAAACTAAAAGAAGAATTGAAAAAGATTACTGATAAAGACATCCAAATCAATATCTTCGAAATCAAAAGACCAGAACTAGACGCAATTCTAGTTGCAGAAAGTATTGCTAAGCAAATAGAAAACAGAATCTCTTACAGAAGAGCTGTTAAAATGGCTATGACCAGCACTATGAGAATGGGTGCAGAAGGTATCAAAGTTCAAATCTCTGGTAGATTAAACGGAGCTGAAATGGCAAGATCAGAATCTTTCAAAGAAGGAAGAATCCCATTGTCTACTTTCAGAGCAGATATCGATTATCACATTGGTGAAGCACTTACTCAGTACGGTAAGCTAGGAGTGAAAGTTTGGATCATGAAAGGTGAAGTGTACGGCAAGAGAGAATTATCTCCACTTGTTGGTCAACAGAAAAAAGCACCAGCTGGTAAAAAAAGAGACAGAAAATAATTAAAATTTTAGATTGAAATTTTGTTTTTTAAATTACCGTTACTTTTTTAAAATCTAAAATCTAAAATCTGAAATCTAAAATCTAAATTAGAAAACATGTTACAACCAAAAAGAACGAAATTCCGTCGTGTTCATAAAATGAAAATGAAGGGAAATGCGCAAAGAGGATCTCAATTAGCGTATGGAACTTTCGGAATTAAAGCTATAGACGGTGCTTGGATCACTGCAAGACAAATTGAAGCTGCGCGTATCGCTGCTACAAGATATATGAAAAGAGAAGGTCAACTATGGATTAAAATATTCCCAGATAAGCCTATTACTAAAAAACCAGCCGAAGTAAGGATGGGTAAAGGTAAAGGTGCTGTAGAATATTGGGTAGCTGTAGTAAAACCTGGTAAAATTATGTTTGAAGTAGGTGGAGTTCCTTATGAAATAGCTAAAGAGGCGTTAAGACTTGCAGCTCAGAAACTTCCAATAGTTACCAAATTTGTAGTAGCTAACGATTTTGTTCAACCTCAATAATCTTTGAAAAATGAAAAAAGCTGACATCAAAAATCTAAGCGCAGGAGATATTAAAAATCAATTAGCTGCTCTTAAAGCTGATTACACCAAAATGAAATTAGCGCACAGAATTAGCCCGATTGAAAATCCTATTCAAATCAGAGATTTAAGAAGAACAATCGCAAGACTTGAAACTGAGTTAACTAACAAACAATAATTTCATTTTATCATGGAAAGAAATTTAAGAAAAGAAAGAATCGGAATCGTTTCTAGCAATAAAATGGAAAAAACCATTGTAGTTAGTGAAACGATGAGAATGAAACATCCAATGTACGGTAAATTCGTATTAAAGACGAAAAAATATACCGCTCACGATGAAAACAATGAGTGCAACGAAGGGGATAAAGTTCTAATCCAAGAAACTAGACCTTTGAGTAAAAATAAAAGATGGAGATTAGTAAGTATAATTGAAAGAGCTAAGTAATGTTACAAACCGAATCAAGATTAAAAGTTGCTGATAACACTGGTGCAAAAGAAGTACTAGTAATCAGAGTTCTAGGCGGAACTAGAAGAAGATATGCTTCTGTAGGTGATAAAATCGTAGTTACTATCAAAGATTCTACTCCATCAGGAAATGCAAAAAAAGGACAAGTATCTAAAGCAGTTATCGTAAGAACTAAAAAAGCAGTTAGAAGAAAAGATGGATCTTACATCAAATTTGACGACAATGCTTGCGTTCTTCTAAACGCTGCTGGAGAAATGAGAGGAACTCGTGTTTTCGGACCAGTTGCTCGTGAATTGAGAGACAAAGAATATATGAAAATCATTTCATTAGCTCCTGAAGTATTATAATTTTAAAAATTTTAGAAAAAATGGCAAAAGTTAAAATAAAAAGAGGAGATAACGTAATCGTTACTACTGGTAAAAACAAAGGTAGTAAAGGTGAAGTTCTAGAAGTGATTAGAAAAGAAAACGCTGATGCTAGAGTTATCGTAGCAGGAGTAAACGTTGTTAAAAAACACGTAAAACCATCTGCAGCAAATCCTCAAGGCGGAATCGTAGAAAA contains the following coding sequences:
- the rplX gene encoding 50S ribosomal protein L24; this encodes MAKVKIKRGDNVIVTTGKNKGSKGEVLEVIRKENADARVIVAGVNVVKKHVKPSAANPQGGIVEKEASINISNVSLVDANGKATKVAYKVEGDKKVRIAKTTGKEI
- the rplP gene encoding 50S ribosomal protein L16, which produces MLQPKRTKFRRVHKMKMKGNAQRGSQLAYGTFGIKAIDGAWITARQIEAARIAATRYMKREGQLWIKIFPDKPITKKPAEVRMGKGKGAVEYWVAVVKPGKIMFEVGGVPYEIAKEALRLAAQKLPIVTKFVVANDFVQPQ
- the rpsS gene encoding 30S ribosomal protein S19; its protein translation is MARSLKKGPFIAHHLEKKVQANIEQNKKTVIKTWSRASMISPDMVGQTIAVHNGKSFIPVYVTENMVGHKLGEFSPTRSFRGHSGNKNKGSR
- the rplB gene encoding 50S ribosomal protein L2, with protein sequence MSVRKLKPITPGQRFRIVNNFEEITTNKPEKSLTVGLSKKGGRNNTGKMTMRYTGGGHKKKYRIIDFKRNKFDVAATVLSVEYDPNRTAFIALVEYTDGEKRYIVAPNGIKVGQTVVSGDNVEPEVGNAMKLKNIPLGTVISCIELRPGQGAILARSAGSSAQLTSRDGKYAIIKLPSGESRMILVECMAMIGSVSNSDHQLTVSGKAGRSRWLGKRPRTRAVAMNPVDHPMGGGEGRSSGGHPRSRNGKPAKGYKTRKKNKVSNRYIVSKRK
- the rplW gene encoding 50S ribosomal protein L23, which produces MSVIIKPIISEKANSQSELSGVYTFLVDTKANKIQIKQAVEAAYSVKVEDVRTMIYAPKVSAKYTKKGLQVGKTNKLKKALVQLVEGETIDIFATN
- the rpsC gene encoding 30S ribosomal protein S3, encoding MGQKTNPIGNRLGIIRGWDSNWFGGNDYGDRIAEDYKIRRYLEARLSKGGISRIYIERTLKLVTVTITTARPGLIIGKGGQEVDKLKEELKKITDKDIQINIFEIKRPELDAILVAESIAKQIENRISYRRAVKMAMTSTMRMGAEGIKVQISGRLNGAEMARSESFKEGRIPLSTFRADIDYHIGEALTQYGKLGVKVWIMKGEVYGKRELSPLVGQQKKAPAGKKRDRK
- the rplV gene encoding 50S ribosomal protein L22, whose protein sequence is MGSRKQDSAIARKEANKDVVKASLNNCPSSPRKMRLVADIIRGENVDKALYILKYSKKDASNKLEKLLLSAIANWQSKNEGADIEAANLFVKEIYVDSARQLKRLRPAPQGRGYRIRKRSNHVTLVLGNKQDNQ
- the rplN gene encoding 50S ribosomal protein L14, with protein sequence MLQTESRLKVADNTGAKEVLVIRVLGGTRRRYASVGDKIVVTIKDSTPSGNAKKGQVSKAVIVRTKKAVRRKDGSYIKFDDNACVLLNAAGEMRGTRVFGPVARELRDKEYMKIISLAPEVL
- the rpmC gene encoding 50S ribosomal protein L29 gives rise to the protein MKKADIKNLSAGDIKNQLAALKADYTKMKLAHRISPIENPIQIRDLRRTIARLETELTNKQ
- the rpsQ gene encoding 30S ribosomal protein S17 translates to MMERNLRKERIGIVSSNKMEKTIVVSETMRMKHPMYGKFVLKTKKYTAHDENNECNEGDKVLIQETRPLSKNKRWRLVSIIERAK